A section of the Papio anubis isolate 15944 chromosome 2, Panubis1.0, whole genome shotgun sequence genome encodes:
- the PPP1R2 gene encoding protein phosphatase inhibitor 2 isoform X1 gives MAASTASHRPIKGILKNKTSTTSSMVASAEQPRGSVDEELSKKSQKWDEMNILATYHPADKDYGLMKIDEPSTPYHSMMGDDEDACSDTETTEAMAPDILAKKLAAAEGLEPKYRIQEQESSGEEDSDLSPEERGKKKRQFEMKRKLHYNEGLNIKLARQLISKDLHDDEDEEMLETADGESMNTEESNQGSTPSDQQQNKLRSS, from the exons ATGGCGGCCTCGACGGCCTCGCACCGGCCCATCAAGGGGATCCTGAAGAACAAGACCTCTACGACTTCCTCTATGGTGGCGTCGGCCGAACAGCCCCGCGGGAGTGTCGACGAGGAGCTGAG caaaaaATCCCAGAAGTGGGATGAAATGAACATCTTGGCGACGTATCATCCAGCAGACAAAGACTATGGTTTAATGAAAATAGATGAACCAAGCACTCCTTACCATAG TATGATGGGTGATGATGAAGATGCGTGTAGTGACACTGAGACCACTGAAGCCATGGCGCCAGACATCTTAGCCAAGAA GTTAGCTGCTGCTGAAGGCTTGGAGCCAAAGTATCGGATTCAGGAACAAGAAAGCAGTGGAGAGGAGGATAGTGACCTCTCACCTGAAGAACGAGGTA AAAAAAAGCGAcaatttgaaatgaaaaggaagctTCACTACAATGAAGGACTCAATATCAAACTAGCTAGACAATTAATTTCAAAAGACCTacatgatgatgaagatgaagaaatgtTAGAGACTGCAGATGGAGAAAGCATGAATACGGAAGAATCAAATCAAG GATCTACTCCAAGTGACCAACAGCAAAACAAATTACGAAGTTCATAG
- the PPP1R2 gene encoding protein phosphatase inhibitor 2 isoform X2 yields the protein MAASTASHRPIKGILKNKTSTTSSMVASAEQPRGSVDEELSKKSQKWDEMNILATYHPADKDYGLMKIDEPSTPYHSMMGDDEDACSDTETTEAMAPDILAKKLAAAEGLEPKYRIQEQESSGEEDSDLSPEEREKKRQFEMKRKLHYNEGLNIKLARQLISKDLHDDEDEEMLETADGESMNTEESNQGSTPSDQQQNKLRSS from the exons ATGGCGGCCTCGACGGCCTCGCACCGGCCCATCAAGGGGATCCTGAAGAACAAGACCTCTACGACTTCCTCTATGGTGGCGTCGGCCGAACAGCCCCGCGGGAGTGTCGACGAGGAGCTGAG caaaaaATCCCAGAAGTGGGATGAAATGAACATCTTGGCGACGTATCATCCAGCAGACAAAGACTATGGTTTAATGAAAATAGATGAACCAAGCACTCCTTACCATAG TATGATGGGTGATGATGAAGATGCGTGTAGTGACACTGAGACCACTGAAGCCATGGCGCCAGACATCTTAGCCAAGAA GTTAGCTGCTGCTGAAGGCTTGGAGCCAAAGTATCGGATTCAGGAACAAGAAAGCAGTGGAGAGGAGGATAGTGACCTCTCACCTGAAGAACGAG AAAAAAAGCGAcaatttgaaatgaaaaggaagctTCACTACAATGAAGGACTCAATATCAAACTAGCTAGACAATTAATTTCAAAAGACCTacatgatgatgaagatgaagaaatgtTAGAGACTGCAGATGGAGAAAGCATGAATACGGAAGAATCAAATCAAG GATCTACTCCAAGTGACCAACAGCAAAACAAATTACGAAGTTCATAG
- the LOC101016629 gene encoding transcription initiation factor TFIID subunit 3-like translates to MQVGIPFQKEPLADKLYCPLQKEAQKGTVGRNSKERNPLSSQIPEAITRVSLAAIMTKRNQKPEVRKAQREQAIRAAKEAKEAKQASKKTAMAAAKAPTKATPKQKIVKPVSFSSLSWWKTINWQIRFLNKDWILDSNSKNKRKNKRKKRRKRKREEEEEEGGGGRGRGRRKRKREEEEEEEEEEEEEGEVVLLNLPSCFYFHFLVQALVMTQWSTGHLTGPPAVRPVHPLSVLRGPPAVRPMHRLSVSSAARAITQCSGPYPSRGRRFRNACHFRGDGKDE, encoded by the exons ATGCAAGTTGGCATTCCTTTCCAAAAGGAACCCTTGGCAGATAAACTGTACTGTCCTCTACAGAAGGAAGCACAAAAAGGGACAGTtggaagaaattcaaaagaaaggaacCCGTTGAGCAGTCAAATTCCAGAGGCCATCACTCGTGTATCTCTTGCTGCTATAATGACCAAGAGGAATCAGAAACCTGAAGTTAGAAAGGCTCAAAGAGAACAAGCTATCAGGGCTGCTAAGGAAGCAAAAGAGGCTAAGCAAGCATCTAAAAAGACTGCAATGGCTGCTGCTAAGGCACCTACAAAGGCAACGCCTAAGCAAAAGATTGTGAAGCCTGTGAGTTTCAGCTCCCTGAGTTGGTGGAAAACGATAAACTGGcagattagatttttaaataaagattggATTCTGGATTCTAACTCGAAGAATAAGAGGAagaacaagaggaagaagaggaggaagaggaagagggaggaggaagaggaagagggaggaggaggaagaggaagagggaggaggaagaggaagagggaggaggaggaggaggaagaagaagaggaggaggaggaaggggaagtagTTCTCCTAAATCTGCCTTCTTGTTTCTACTTCCACTTTCTAGTTCAGGCCCTCGTCATGACACAGTGGAGCACTGGCCATCTCACGGGTCCTCCTGCTGTCAGGCCCGTGCATCCCCTCTCGGTTCTCAGGGGTCCTCCAGCTGTCAGGCCCATGCATCGCCTCTCCGTCTCCTCTGCCGCTAGAGCCATCACTCAATGCTCTGGACCGTACCCCTCCCGGGGCAGGAG GTTTCGGAACGCATGTCATTTTCGGGGAGATGggaaggatgaatga